From Mesobacillus jeotgali, the proteins below share one genomic window:
- the abc-f gene encoding ribosomal protection-like ABC-F family protein, whose product MLELKVHGIKKYMEATLVVNSFTLEAFEGDKVGIVGANGSGKSTILKVIAGIEPMHYYPGYPQTSSPGYDEGLIHRPRGASFAYLEQMPLYPAGLKVIDVLKLAFEEVHDVERQMREIEAKMQVLEDAALEKALNKYSDLVNLYEAKGGYEQEEKLSRVCTGLKFTEDFLQRDFDLLSGGEKTSVGLGKILVHQPDILLLDEPTNHLDMESIEWLEGFLKNYKGIVLIVSHDRYFLDNVVNKIVEIEDMETISYKGNYSAFISQKEENMRVQYEHFREQQKKVNNMEKQVTSLRDWAMRADNNKFFRRAASIQKKLDKLDRIDKPIFERRNMRLHFNDANRSGKETIKAVGLSKRYDDKVIFDGADLMVHYGERVGMVGANGSGKTTFLKMLLGEEDPDAGVVELGANVMAAYLPQKIVFENEELTVLECFREGIWIVEGKAREYLAKFMFYKKSVFKKVKFLSGGERIRLKLAMLMFDDINLLILDEPTNHLDIDSIETLEAALEDFKGTIFFISHDRYFINKIGERVIAIEDCGLKSYQGNYDDYKRERAAIEAVPVFKEKKEKAGLLQQVQQPDPGGKLLRRIESLEKEISELDLVMGVKQDYAELDQLYSRKLELNSELEQAMEMWLSAGE is encoded by the coding sequence ATGTTGGAACTGAAAGTGCATGGAATTAAAAAATATATGGAAGCGACGCTTGTCGTGAATAGTTTTACGTTGGAAGCTTTTGAAGGGGATAAGGTCGGGATTGTCGGGGCAAACGGAAGCGGCAAAAGCACGATTCTTAAAGTGATTGCTGGAATCGAGCCAATGCATTATTATCCTGGCTACCCACAGACCTCGAGCCCGGGCTATGATGAAGGGTTGATTCATCGTCCGAGGGGAGCGTCGTTCGCTTACTTGGAACAGATGCCTTTGTATCCTGCCGGCCTGAAAGTAATTGATGTGCTGAAACTGGCTTTTGAAGAGGTTCATGACGTTGAAAGACAGATGCGTGAAATCGAGGCAAAGATGCAGGTTTTAGAGGATGCGGCACTGGAAAAAGCGCTCAATAAATATAGTGATTTGGTGAATCTATATGAAGCAAAGGGCGGTTATGAACAGGAGGAAAAGCTAAGCAGGGTTTGCACCGGGCTTAAGTTTACGGAAGACTTTTTGCAGAGGGATTTCGACTTGCTGAGCGGAGGGGAGAAAACATCGGTTGGTCTCGGAAAAATCCTGGTTCACCAGCCGGATATCCTGCTGCTCGATGAGCCGACTAACCATCTGGATATGGAATCGATTGAATGGCTCGAAGGCTTTTTGAAAAATTATAAAGGCATCGTGCTGATCGTCTCGCATGATCGTTACTTCCTGGATAACGTCGTGAACAAAATCGTCGAGATTGAGGACATGGAAACAATCAGCTACAAGGGAAACTACTCGGCTTTTATCAGTCAAAAGGAAGAAAATATGCGGGTGCAATATGAGCATTTCCGTGAGCAGCAAAAAAAGGTCAATAATATGGAGAAGCAGGTGACGAGCCTGCGTGACTGGGCGATGCGCGCAGACAATAACAAGTTCTTTCGGCGCGCGGCGAGCATCCAGAAAAAGCTCGATAAACTAGACCGAATTGATAAACCAATTTTTGAGCGCAGGAATATGAGGCTGCATTTCAATGATGCCAATAGGTCGGGAAAAGAGACAATCAAGGCTGTGGGGTTGTCAAAGCGGTATGATGATAAGGTGATTTTTGACGGGGCTGATTTGATGGTCCATTATGGCGAGCGAGTCGGGATGGTTGGAGCCAATGGCAGCGGGAAAACGACCTTCCTGAAGATGCTTTTGGGCGAGGAAGATCCGGATGCTGGAGTGGTTGAGCTGGGGGCGAATGTAATGGCTGCTTACCTGCCCCAGAAGATTGTTTTTGAAAATGAAGAGCTTACGGTACTTGAGTGCTTCCGGGAGGGAATCTGGATTGTCGAAGGCAAGGCAAGAGAGTATCTGGCGAAGTTCATGTTTTACAAAAAGAGTGTCTTCAAAAAAGTGAAATTCCTGTCAGGCGGCGAGCGGATCCGTCTCAAACTGGCGATGCTGATGTTCGATGATATCAACTTGCTGATTCTCGATGAGCCGACGAATCATCTGGACATCGATTCCATTGAGACACTTGAGGCCGCTCTGGAAGATTTCAAAGGCACGATTTTCTTCATTTCCCACGACCGATATTTCATCAATAAAATCGGCGAGCGCGTGATTGCGATTGAGGACTGCGGGTTGAAAAGCTATCAGGGTAATTATGATGATTATAAAAGAGAGAGAGCAGCGATCGAGGCGGTGCCCGTTTTTAAGGAGAAGAAGGAAAAGGCGGGATTGCTTCAGCAGGTGCAGCAACCGGATCCTGGCGGGAAGCTTTTAAGAAGAATAGAAAGCCTCGAAAAGGAAATCTCGGAGCTTGATTTAGTGATGGGCGTTAAACAGGATTATGCAGAGCTTGATCAGCTGTATAGCAGGAAACTCGAATTGAACAGCGAGCTTGAGCAGGCGATGGAGATGTGGTTGAGCGCCGGGGAGTAA
- a CDS encoding uracil-DNA glycosylase: MTDFCAYLWPEEPTPIGQRNCGDCRLNEHGTRMVWGEGNPEAPIMILLDNPGSREDRENQPFVCGTRKTLQLAVHDAGLKAEDLYITYILKRKPLRAYDKERTRHICMKHLKEQLDSKKPELIICLGNVAVQSFFQDSEKEVKSLRGEVHDVRGHKTVVAYHPLAVRRRPNLWPLFLEDMKLAAEHFHR, encoded by the coding sequence ATGACTGATTTTTGTGCATACTTATGGCCAGAGGAACCAACCCCTATCGGGCAGCGCAATTGCGGTGACTGTCGTCTGAATGAGCATGGGACCCGAATGGTCTGGGGGGAAGGGAATCCCGAAGCTCCAATCATGATTCTGCTGGACAATCCGGGATCACGTGAGGATCGGGAAAATCAGCCTTTTGTATGCGGAACGAGGAAAACGTTGCAATTAGCAGTACACGACGCTGGATTAAAAGCGGAGGATCTTTATATAACCTATATTTTAAAAAGGAAACCACTGCGCGCCTATGATAAAGAACGAACCAGGCATATTTGCATGAAGCACCTCAAGGAACAGCTCGATTCCAAAAAACCTGAATTGATTATCTGCCTTGGCAACGTGGCGGTCCAATCCTTCTTTCAGGATTCGGAAAAGGAAGTCAAATCGCTTCGCGGAGAAGTTCATGATGTCCGGGGACATAAAACAGTCGTTGCCTATCATCCGTTAGCCGTAAGAAGGCGTCCGAATCTTTGGCCATTGTTTTTGGAAGACATGAAGCTTGCAGCGGAACATTTCCATAGATAA
- a CDS encoding cysteine dioxygenase has translation MTLNPQAKRILDSLKAPSKTEMKEALGKLNMTVANLKPELKSASGKPYFRKLLYKSEDVELLVMNWSDLECAPHDHGDSHGWILVLGGTSVNSVYEVNGNSLPKELFKEFHHQGKDFYAPRKGIHKMQADGEAGLVTLHLYSPPISGMKVYDFEKCAACIVSDDCGAWWPEETYQKVKEIRLAKQEDGSHIS, from the coding sequence ATGACTTTAAATCCTCAGGCCAAAAGAATATTGGATTCGCTTAAAGCTCCATCAAAAACCGAGATGAAAGAGGCCCTCGGCAAGCTCAACATGACCGTTGCAAATTTAAAGCCAGAACTTAAATCTGCTTCTGGAAAGCCTTATTTTCGTAAACTTTTGTACAAAAGCGAGGATGTCGAGCTTCTGGTGATGAACTGGTCAGATTTAGAATGCGCTCCACACGATCATGGTGATTCCCATGGCTGGATCCTGGTTCTCGGTGGGACATCTGTTAATTCAGTTTACGAAGTCAATGGCAACAGCCTGCCCAAAGAGCTGTTTAAGGAGTTTCACCATCAGGGAAAAGACTTCTACGCTCCACGGAAAGGGATTCATAAAATGCAGGCAGATGGCGAAGCGGGACTCGTCACTCTCCACCTTTATTCCCCGCCCATCAGCGGGATGAAGGTCTACGATTTTGAAAAGTGTGCCGCCTGTATCGTCTCCGATGACTGCGGAGCATGGTGGCCAGAGGAAACCTATCAGAAGGTCAAAGAAATTCGGCTTGCCAAACAAGAAGACGGCTCTCATATTTCATGA
- a CDS encoding FAD-dependent oxidoreductase — protein sequence MFEWIVVGGGIQGCTIAAFLLKNNKVLPDNLCIIDPHEKPLTNWTRNTGLIDMKFLRSPFVHHLDADPFSLISFTKKKNLKDNEFYGPYKRPSLKIFNEHSHHLFQETALEKSWQQGFVSDIDKEKDHWRVHTLDGKSLAGRNIVLALNVNDQLFIPEWADSLHEESNQVFHIFDKTACIEELKPPIAVVGGGITSAHLTIKLAAMYPGGVTLIKRHPFRVFDFDSDPGWLGPNKQTAFRQISDYERRRDVITRARNKGTLTSELFQKLKKHENEQKIKVVDGEVTSATKRDGEEITLILAQQEVNVNSIVFATGFKPGRPGGGWLDKVIEKLDLSCAWCGYPIVNPKLEWCPHLYVIGSLAELEIGPIARNISGARQAAERIVQSL from the coding sequence ATGTTTGAATGGATTGTGGTAGGAGGGGGGATACAAGGTTGTACGATAGCGGCCTTTTTGCTGAAAAACAATAAGGTTTTACCAGACAATCTCTGTATCATTGACCCGCATGAAAAACCTTTAACCAATTGGACGAGAAATACTGGGTTAATTGATATGAAGTTTCTTCGTTCTCCATTCGTCCATCATCTAGATGCCGATCCTTTCAGCTTAATCAGTTTTACAAAGAAAAAGAATTTAAAGGATAACGAGTTTTACGGTCCATACAAGCGTCCGTCGCTGAAGATATTTAACGAACACAGTCATCATCTCTTTCAAGAGACAGCTTTGGAAAAGTCCTGGCAGCAAGGCTTTGTGAGTGACATCGATAAAGAGAAGGATCACTGGCGTGTCCATACATTAGACGGTAAAAGCTTGGCTGGCAGGAATATCGTATTGGCCCTAAATGTAAATGACCAGTTGTTTATTCCTGAATGGGCAGACTCACTTCATGAAGAATCAAACCAGGTGTTTCATATCTTCGATAAAACTGCCTGTATCGAGGAACTGAAGCCTCCTATTGCCGTAGTAGGAGGAGGAATCACCTCCGCGCATCTGACAATCAAGCTAGCTGCTATGTATCCGGGAGGGGTCACTTTAATCAAAAGGCATCCCTTCAGAGTTTTTGACTTTGACAGCGACCCGGGATGGCTAGGCCCAAATAAACAAACTGCCTTTCGTCAGATCAGCGATTATGAAAGACGCAGGGATGTTATTACACGTGCCAGGAATAAAGGGACGCTGACTTCGGAATTGTTCCAGAAACTTAAGAAACATGAGAATGAACAAAAGATTAAGGTAGTGGATGGTGAAGTTACATCAGCTACTAAAAGGGACGGGGAAGAGATCACCCTTATACTTGCGCAACAAGAGGTCAACGTAAATTCCATCGTTTTTGCCACAGGATTCAAGCCCGGGCGTCCTGGCGGAGGATGGCTGGACAAGGTGATCGAAAAGTTGGACCTCTCATGTGCCTGGTGTGGCTATCCAATTGTCAATCCAAAGCTAGAATGGTGCCCTCACTTATACGTGATCGGATCTCTTGCCGAACTGGAAATTGGCCCGATTGCCCGGAATATCTCCGGTGCGCGTCAGGCCGCAGAAAGAATCGTTCAGAGTTTATAA
- a CDS encoding type B 50S ribosomal protein L31, whose protein sequence is MKENIHPDYHKVVFMDTNSGFKFLTGSTKSSNQTIEWEDGSTYPLIKVEVSSDTHPFYTGVQKFSDRGGRTERFMKRYNFKNK, encoded by the coding sequence ATGAAGGAAAACATTCATCCCGATTATCATAAAGTAGTATTCATGGATACAAACAGCGGCTTTAAGTTTTTAACAGGTTCGACCAAGTCATCGAATCAGACAATCGAATGGGAAGATGGCAGCACTTACCCGCTTATTAAAGTAGAGGTAAGCTCTGATACTCATCCATTTTATACTGGAGTCCAAAAGTTCTCCGACCGTGGCGGCCGGACTGAACGATTCATGAAGAGATATAATTTCAAGAACAAATAG
- the rpsN gene encoding 30S ribosomal protein S14 has protein sequence MAKKSKVVKERKRQVLVLKYAELRRELKEKGDYEALRKLPRDSAPTRLKNRCEVTGRPRGYLRKFKMSRIAFREYAHKGQIPGVTKSSW, from the coding sequence TTGGCTAAAAAATCTAAAGTAGTTAAAGAAAGAAAACGCCAGGTGCTAGTATTGAAATATGCTGAATTGCGCAGGGAATTGAAAGAAAAGGGCGATTACGAGGCGCTCAGGAAACTTCCTCGTGATTCTGCACCCACTCGTTTGAAAAATCGCTGTGAAGTGACAGGCCGTCCGCGTGGATATCTCCGTAAATTTAAAATGTCGCGTATTGCTTTCCGCGAATACGCCCATAAAGGCCAGATTCCGGGCGTGACAAAATCAAGCTGGTAA
- a CDS encoding CBO0543 family protein has protein sequence MVNTIYGLIWTGILVKWGDWKNWRKYYPTLLFFVLGDFLYLYLLSDHYPMWRYIPSQGDKEAGITNTHISFSIMAIKYTATCLAYLAHFPRQGSIKKLLYYLAWVAVYFVNELVDLHFHLIKYFNGWNMWWSMFFNAVMFLILKLHFHNPVIAWITSAVFILFLWNQFDVPKSVFR, from the coding sequence ATGGTCAATACAATTTACGGGTTGATTTGGACAGGAATATTAGTGAAATGGGGAGACTGGAAGAATTGGAGGAAGTACTATCCAACACTGCTCTTTTTTGTGCTGGGGGATTTTCTCTATTTGTACTTATTATCAGATCATTATCCGATGTGGAGGTATATTCCTTCACAAGGGGACAAAGAAGCAGGAATCACAAACACTCATATTTCTTTTTCTATCATGGCGATCAAGTATACGGCCACATGCCTGGCGTATTTAGCTCACTTCCCCAGGCAAGGCAGTATAAAAAAATTATTATATTACCTGGCGTGGGTAGCTGTTTATTTTGTCAATGAGCTGGTAGATCTTCATTTTCATCTAATCAAATACTTCAATGGCTGGAATATGTGGTGGTCTATGTTCTTCAATGCTGTTATGTTTCTTATTTTAAAGCTCCATTTCCATAACCCGGTGATTGCCTGGATAACTTCCGCGGTCTTTATTTTATTTCTATGGAATCAGTTTGATGTGCCGAAAAGTGTCTTTAGGTAA
- a CDS encoding YehS family protein, which translates to MLNNDILIRLRYALDIKDTDMVEMFELGGIDLKKEDVQQMLKKVDEDEYDDLPEDYIRVNNAMMEQFLNGLVTFKRGKRPGEMGTPPLTGESVNNQLLKKVKIALSLTSEDMLEIFDLAGVRVSKGELGAILRKEGHKNYRECGDKFARNFLKGMTLKFRE; encoded by the coding sequence ATGCTTAACAACGATATTTTGATCCGTTTGCGCTATGCCCTCGATATCAAGGATACCGATATGGTGGAAATGTTCGAGCTTGGCGGCATCGACTTGAAGAAGGAAGACGTACAGCAGATGCTGAAGAAGGTGGATGAAGATGAATACGATGATCTGCCTGAAGATTACATAAGGGTCAATAATGCAATGATGGAGCAGTTTTTAAATGGCCTGGTTACTTTTAAAAGAGGGAAGCGTCCTGGTGAGATGGGAACTCCCCCATTGACCGGGGAAAGTGTGAACAATCAGCTGTTGAAAAAGGTGAAAATCGCCCTGTCGCTCACGAGTGAGGACATGCTTGAGATTTTCGACCTTGCCGGAGTCCGTGTTTCCAAAGGGGAGCTCGGGGCGATTTTAAGGAAGGAAGGGCATAAAAACTACCGCGAATGCGGGGATAAATTCGCCCGGAATTTTTTGAAGGGCATGACGCTGAAATTCCGGGAATAG
- a CDS encoding GNAT family N-acetyltransferase, whose translation MTFQYSEEDGRFVAKDASGLEVGEVTFTRDGDEVLVVNHTGVDPDYRGQGIAEELVRHVAEKAKNEGLKIDPVCSYAKKELERKPKYSELLKS comes from the coding sequence ATGACATTCCAATATTCCGAAGAAGATGGCCGTTTTGTCGCGAAGGATGCGAGCGGGCTCGAAGTTGGGGAAGTGACGTTTACGCGGGATGGCGATGAAGTCCTGGTCGTCAATCACACGGGAGTAGATCCAGACTATCGAGGCCAGGGCATAGCTGAGGAGCTGGTCCGGCATGTTGCGGAAAAAGCCAAGAACGAAGGTTTGAAAATCGACCCTGTTTGCTCTTATGCTAAAAAAGAGCTGGAGAGAAAGCCGAAATACAGCGAGCTTTTAAAATCTTAA
- a CDS encoding CBO0543 family protein: MKRTTEQNILRMLIAIGIFAFYRLVRKPPVKDWLLIFFLKSYLASILDTLLVKKGYLKYPVSLFKTFDISVIFSYLIFPVCCVYFNQVTRNSGIISILLKSLLFSAPSAMAESWLERNTKLIKYKKNWTSIYSFSSIASTFLAVRFVMGGIRKLSNKVEN; the protein is encoded by the coding sequence ATGAAGAGAACCACGGAACAAAACATACTAAGGATGCTGATCGCCATTGGCATTTTCGCATTTTACAGGCTGGTGCGAAAACCGCCTGTCAAAGACTGGCTGCTCATTTTCTTTTTGAAAAGCTATTTGGCTTCCATCCTTGATACTCTGCTTGTCAAGAAAGGGTATTTAAAATATCCTGTATCCTTATTTAAAACCTTTGATATCAGCGTCATCTTTAGCTATCTGATTTTTCCCGTTTGCTGCGTTTACTTTAATCAAGTCACCAGGAATTCCGGTATTATCTCCATTTTGCTTAAATCCCTTTTATTCAGTGCACCTTCTGCCATGGCAGAGTCATGGCTCGAACGCAATACAAAGCTGATCAAATACAAGAAAAATTGGACTTCCATATATAGTTTCTCTTCCATCGCCTCTACCTTCCTCGCGGTAAGATTTGTCATGGGAGGAATACGGAAACTTTCCAATAAGGTTGAAAATTGA
- a CDS encoding DMT family transporter, producing the protein MVPFRSKLTASLYALLSISFWGVSFVSAKALLDKLDPYSILVFRFGLGALFLLMILMLQGSRLRISIGYIPHLVVLGILGIFVHQVLQATALLTISASSAGWLISFSPIFTVILSGLFLHEKMNVKKAAGMLIAVTGVFMVTTTRSGHSFEFSMNIGFILMILSTLNWAVYSILLKKMRIPYPAVVVTFYMSLTGFVLTLPFLIRNRGWESLPLLSQTEWANLLFLAIFVSGIGYWYWGKALEVLDASKVSIFLYLEPLVTLIFAIILLHEKFILISAIGGIIIIIGVIIVNGGLVPMLLRFFLKKSP; encoded by the coding sequence ATGGTTCCGTTTCGTTCCAAGCTTACCGCTTCGCTTTACGCACTTTTATCGATCAGCTTCTGGGGAGTTTCCTTTGTTTCTGCAAAAGCCCTGCTTGATAAGCTCGATCCCTATTCCATATTGGTGTTCCGCTTTGGTTTAGGGGCTTTGTTTTTATTGATGATATTAATGCTCCAGGGCTCACGGCTCCGTATTTCAATTGGGTATATCCCTCATCTTGTTGTCCTCGGAATACTGGGTATCTTCGTCCATCAAGTGCTGCAGGCGACGGCCTTGTTAACGATTTCTGCCTCTTCTGCCGGCTGGCTGATTTCATTTTCTCCTATTTTCACTGTCATCCTCTCAGGTCTATTTTTGCATGAAAAGATGAATGTGAAAAAAGCAGCCGGAATGCTTATTGCGGTAACCGGAGTCTTTATGGTCACTACCACTCGAAGCGGCCACTCCTTTGAGTTCTCCATGAACATCGGCTTCATTCTGATGATCCTGAGTACGCTGAACTGGGCAGTCTATTCCATCCTTTTAAAAAAAATGCGCATTCCTTACCCTGCTGTTGTCGTAACATTTTACATGAGCTTAACCGGCTTCGTACTCACTCTCCCTTTTTTAATCCGGAACAGAGGCTGGGAGTCCCTGCCCTTACTGTCACAAACAGAATGGGCAAATCTTCTGTTCCTTGCTATATTCGTGTCTGGAATTGGATATTGGTATTGGGGAAAAGCACTGGAAGTATTAGATGCTTCAAAGGTATCCATTTTCTTATATCTCGAGCCTTTGGTCACCCTGATTTTCGCCATTATTCTTTTACATGAAAAATTCATCCTCATAAGTGCTATAGGCGGAATCATAATCATAATAGGAGTGATAATTGTAAACGGTGGTCTAGTTCCCATGCTTTTGCGCTTTTTCCTAAAAAAATCACCATGA
- a CDS encoding PstS family phosphate ABC transporter substrate-binding protein, which translates to MKSFKKLAMFTMLASVMAFGTACSDGESNAEAKNGSNGNETQLEGSVVIDGSGTVYPFMAKMAENYMGKQEDVSVEVSRSGTSAGFKKFLVEDGTDYNDASRQIKDEEKAKAEELGIDVKEMKVALDGLTIVINKENDWAKDLTKEEIVDIFLAEGGKKKWSDVRPEFPDEPINTYGPNENHGTYEFMFENILEEKDLVEGINLQQDYSTLVDLVSKDKNGIGFFGYGYYANNKDKLAAVNVDFGNGPVEPSLSTIKEDGDYAPFTRPVFTYLNVNKAKEKAEVLDYAMYTMKNAQEVAAETGFAPLTDDDIQATLAELEKLK; encoded by the coding sequence ATGAAGAGTTTTAAAAAGTTAGCGATGTTTACCATGCTTGCGTCTGTAATGGCCTTTGGGACTGCTTGTTCAGATGGAGAGAGCAATGCGGAAGCGAAGAATGGCTCTAATGGAAATGAAACTCAACTTGAAGGCAGCGTCGTGATTGACGGTTCTGGCACGGTCTACCCATTCATGGCAAAAATGGCTGAGAACTATATGGGCAAGCAGGAAGATGTATCTGTGGAAGTAAGCCGCTCAGGGACTTCTGCTGGTTTCAAGAAATTCCTTGTTGAAGACGGTACGGACTACAATGATGCTTCACGCCAGATCAAAGACGAAGAAAAGGCAAAAGCTGAAGAGCTTGGCATCGATGTGAAAGAAATGAAGGTCGCTTTGGATGGCTTGACGATCGTCATCAATAAAGAAAATGACTGGGCGAAGGACCTGACAAAAGAAGAAATCGTCGACATCTTCCTGGCTGAAGGCGGCAAGAAGAAATGGTCTGATGTACGCCCTGAATTCCCGGATGAGCCAATCAACACATATGGACCAAATGAAAACCATGGCACCTACGAATTCATGTTTGAAAACATTTTAGAAGAAAAAGATCTGGTTGAAGGCATCAACCTGCAGCAGGACTACTCCACACTGGTTGACCTTGTTTCCAAGGATAAAAACGGGATCGGCTTTTTCGGATATGGCTACTATGCGAACAACAAAGATAAATTGGCTGCAGTGAATGTGGATTTCGGAAATGGGCCTGTTGAACCGTCACTATCAACAATTAAAGAAGATGGAGATTACGCACCGTTCACACGCCCTGTATTCACATACTTGAACGTAAACAAAGCCAAGGAGAAGGCAGAGGTACTTGACTACGCAATGTATACGATGAAAAATGCACAGGAAGTTGCTGCTGAAACTGGCTTCGCTCCATTGACTGATGATGATATCCAGGCGACATTAGCTGAACTGGAAAAATTGAAATAG
- a CDS encoding ring-cleaving dioxygenase — MNELRGIHHVTAITSSAEKNYEFFTYVLGMRLVKKTVNQDDIRTYHLFFADDKGSAGTDMTFFDFPGIPKGSHGTDEIYKTGFRVPTDAALEYWVKRFDKYEVKHTGIKELFGKKTISFVDFDDQQYMLVSDENNKGVASGTPWQNGPVPLEYAITGLGPLHIRISRFDYFKEVLEKVMHMREVGKEGSLHLFEMGEGGNGAEVIVEDNKVLPAGRQGFGTVHHAAFRVADTSVLYEWIDHMKASGFGTSGYVDRFFFESLYARVAPGILFEWATDGPGFMGDEPYETLGEKLSLPPFLESKREQIEDFVRPIDTVRSTRNIEKEYL; from the coding sequence ATGAACGAACTAAGAGGAATACACCATGTAACAGCTATTACAAGCAGCGCGGAAAAAAACTATGAGTTTTTTACCTATGTACTCGGAATGCGGCTTGTGAAAAAAACGGTCAATCAGGATGATATCCGGACGTATCACTTGTTTTTTGCGGATGATAAGGGATCTGCAGGCACGGATATGACATTTTTTGATTTCCCTGGGATCCCAAAGGGTTCTCATGGTACGGACGAGATTTATAAAACAGGATTCCGGGTGCCGACGGATGCGGCGCTGGAGTACTGGGTAAAACGCTTTGATAAGTATGAAGTCAAGCACACGGGCATCAAGGAGTTGTTCGGCAAGAAAACAATATCCTTCGTCGATTTTGATGACCAGCAATATATGCTGGTTTCAGATGAAAACAATAAGGGAGTAGCTTCAGGGACACCATGGCAAAATGGGCCTGTTCCGCTTGAGTATGCGATTACTGGTCTTGGGCCGCTTCACATCCGGATATCACGTTTCGATTATTTTAAAGAGGTATTGGAAAAAGTGATGCACATGCGTGAGGTTGGAAAAGAAGGTTCGCTTCACTTATTCGAGATGGGTGAAGGCGGGAATGGGGCGGAGGTTATCGTCGAGGACAATAAGGTTCTTCCAGCAGGACGCCAGGGATTTGGTACTGTGCACCACGCTGCATTCCGCGTTGCTGACACGTCGGTCCTTTATGAATGGATCGACCACATGAAAGCATCAGGTTTTGGCACGTCAGGATATGTAGACCGATTCTTCTTTGAATCACTCTATGCACGTGTGGCGCCAGGAATTCTGTTCGAATGGGCAACTGATGGTCCGGGCTTCATGGGTGATGAGCCATATGAAACACTCGGTGAAAAACTTTCCCTGCCACCGTTCCTTGAATCGAAGCGGGAGCAGATTGAGGACTTTGTGCGGCCGATTGATACAGTCCGGAGCACGAGAAATATTGAAAAAGAGTATCTGTAA
- a CDS encoding TspO/MBR family protein → MSVFAVNGKVDKGKLVKELLIPVVGGMVTGMIATRNAKEKYRKLKQPEFAPPSWVFPVVWTGLYATMGLANYRVSMKKKPTAAAEALYDIQLGLNFLWSFLFFKWNLRGTAFAEIGLLLGMITLTTYQYYQKDKVAGRLMLPYIAWVSYALRLNYSMWKLNN, encoded by the coding sequence ATGAGTGTATTTGCGGTGAATGGGAAGGTCGACAAGGGGAAATTGGTGAAGGAGTTATTGATTCCTGTTGTTGGCGGAATGGTGACGGGGATGATTGCGACGAGGAATGCGAAGGAGAAGTACAGGAAGCTGAAGCAACCGGAGTTTGCACCGCCTTCATGGGTGTTTCCGGTGGTGTGGACGGGTCTGTATGCGACGATGGGACTGGCGAATTATCGGGTTTCGATGAAAAAGAAGCCAACTGCAGCGGCGGAGGCTCTTTATGATATCCAGCTTGGGTTAAACTTTCTCTGGTCGTTCTTATTTTTCAAATGGAACCTGCGGGGGACTGCTTTTGCGGAGATCGGCCTGCTCCTGGGTATGATTACGTTAACAACTTATCAATATTATCAAAAAGATAAAGTTGCTGGCAGGCTGATGCTGCCTTATATCGCATGGGTGTCATATGCGCTCCGGCTCAATTACAGCATGTGGAAGTTAAATAACTGA
- the rpmG gene encoding 50S ribosomal protein L33 encodes MRVKITLACTETGDRNYITTKNKRNNPDRIELKKYCPRLKRYTLHRETK; translated from the coding sequence ATGAGAGTCAAAATTACGCTTGCATGTACGGAAACGGGAGACAGGAATTACATTACAACTAAAAATAAAAGGAATAATCCGGACCGGATTGAATTAAAAAAATATTGCCCTCGCTTGAAGAGATATACGCTGCATAGAGAGACGAAATAG